A genomic stretch from Arachis stenosperma cultivar V10309 chromosome 3, arast.V10309.gnm1.PFL2, whole genome shotgun sequence includes:
- the LOC130968734 gene encoding protein BCCIP homolog, giving the protein MPRRPRTHCQQPRTLPFTFSPFARALARMASPSMPKRQRQHSKFDEKPTPASKSSLKEKAKEYESSDEEFEGVVQADFSFFDPKPNDFHGVKTLLQTYLDDKEWDLSGFVDLILAQTTVGTVVKIEDDEDEGLFAVVSALNLCRYREQKCITEVKDFLLSKARQEKGITDKLRLLLEEQARDIGLLVSQRVLNLPPQLLPHLYEALFDEVSWATEDEPTEDLRKSFQFKHYIILSKIYEHKNIVKKRKPSSDDDEAIIYVKPEDEIFHKLCSWSFCFPLRAQQLAPPELKNYRPMGLVMAVEAGKIPAFRQELGSLISET; this is encoded by the exons ATGCCCAGAAGGCCAAGAACACATTGCCAACAGCCCAGAACTTTGCCATTTACATTCTCCCCTTTTGCTCGTGCTCTGGCTCGAATGGCCTCTCCTTCTATGCCCAAACGGCAACGCCAACACTCCAAATTTGATGAAAAGCCTACACCTGCTA GTAAGTCCTCGTTAAAGGAGAAAGCCAAAGAATATGAGTCCTCTGATGAGGAGTTTGAA GGAGTTGTCCAAGCAGACTTTTCCTTTTTTGATCCTAAACCCAATGACTTTCATGGAGTGAAGACCTTGCTGCAAACATACCTGGATGATAAGGAATGGGATTTAAGTGGATTTGTAGATTTAATTTTGGCGCAGACTACAGTAGGCACTGTTGTAAAGATAGaggatgatgaggatgaagGGCTTTTTGCTGTTGTTAGTGCTCTTAATTTGTGCAGATATAGG GAGCAAAAATGCATTACGGAAGTTAAGGACTTTCTCCTATCCAAAGCACGCCAAGAGAAGGGCATTACTGATAAATTGAGGTTACTTTTGGAGGAACAAGCACGTGACATAGGTCTCTTGGTTTCACAGCGTGTGTTGAACCTTCCTCCGCAACTCTTGCCACACCTTTATGAAGCCCTTTTTGATGAGGTGTCATGGGCCACAGAAGATGAG CCAACAGAGGACCTCCGGAAGTCTTTCCAGTTTAAGCATTATATAATACTCAGCAAAATTTACGAG CACAAGAATatagtaaagaaaagaaaaccaAGCTCCGACGATGATGAAGCAATAATTTATGTAAAGCCTGAGGATGAGATTTTCCATAAG TTGTGCTCATGGTCCTTCTGTTTTCCATTGCGAGCTCAGCAGCTTGCACCTCCTGAG CTAAAGAATTACAGGCCAATGGGATTAGTCATGGCTGTTGAGGCAGGCAAAATTCCAGCATTTCGTCAAGAGTTAGGTTCTCTAATCAGTGAAACTTGA
- the LOC130968733 gene encoding probable LRR receptor-like serine/threonine-protein kinase At1g63430 isoform X2 has product MKLYTSLLFLGLISTLSFVASDTVAKNEVLALQTFREAIFDDPHLVLSNWNTLVSDPCEWNGVLCNGPRDHVIKLNISGSALRGFLAPELGQITYLQELILHGNNLIGTIPKELGMLKSLKVLDLGLNQLSGPIPREIGNLTQAVKINLQSNGLTGRLPPELGNLKYLQELRLDRNKLQGPVPAGGSSDSTMHEMYASNVNLTGLCRTTQLKVADFSYNFFVGSLPKCLRVPRSSFQGNCLQIKDIKQRTSVQCAGASPAQSHPVMNLKHRAAEHVSKHQRASKPSWLLALEIATGVMVGCLFLIAIFTAYQRFNSKSSIIIPWKKSSSEKEHMTVYIESDVLKDVTKYSRQDLEVACEDFSNIIGSSPDSVVYKGTMKGGPEIAVISLCIKEEHWTGYLELYFQREVADLARLNHENTGKLLGYCRESNPFTRMLVFDYASNGTLYEHLHCYEEGCQLSWTRRMKVIIGIARGLKYLHTEIEPPFTISELNSNAVYLTEDFSPKLVDFESWKTILERSEKNSGSIGSQGSMCLLSNSVEARRLDTKGNIYGFAVLLLEIISGRPPYCKDKGYLVDWAREYLEIPEMMSSVVDPELKHYREDDLKVICEVVSQCINGDPNGRPSMRELCSILEGRIDTSISVDLKGSSLAWAELALSS; this is encoded by the exons ATGAAGCTATACACTTCATTGTTGTTTCTGGGTTTGATTTCCACGCTGTCTTTTGTAGCTTCTGATACGGTGGCAAAAAATGAAG TTTTGGCGCTTCAAACCTTCAGAGAAGCTATCTTTGATGATCCACATCTTGTTTTGTCCAATTGGAATACCCTGGTTTCGGATCCTTGTGAGTGGAATGGTGTTTTGTGCAATGGACCTCGAGATCATGTCATCAAGCT AAACATATCAGGGTCAGCCTTAAGAGGGTTTCTTGCACCAGAATTGGGGCAAATCACCTACTTGCAAGAACT AATCTTGCACGGAAACAATCTTATTGGCACAATACCAAAAGAATTGGGCATGTTGAAATCTCTCAAGGTGTTGGACTTGGGGTTGAATCAGTTATCAGGACCGATTCCTCGAGAAATTGGAAATTTGACCCAAGcagtgaaaat AAACCTGCAGTCCAATGGGTTGACTGGTAGGCTACCCCCAGAGCTTGGAAATTTGAAATACCTTCAAGAACTTCGGTTGGATAGGAATAAGCTTCAAGGACCTGTTCCTGCTGGTGGAAGTTCTGATTCAACTATGCATGAGAT GTATGCCTCAAATGTGAATTTAACTGGCTTGTGTCGTACGACTCAATTAAAAGTTGCAGATTTTTCATATAACTTCTTTGTTGGGAGCTTACCCAAATGTTTGCGTGTTCCAAG ATCAAGCTTTCAAGGGAATTGCCTTCAGATTAAAGACATAAAGCAGCGGACTTCTGTACAATGTG CTGGTGCTTCACCTGCCCAGAGCCATCCAGTAATGAACCTAAAGCATCGAGCTGCTGAACATGTGTCGAAGCATCAAAGAGCATCAAAACCTTCCTGGCTTTTAGCTCTAGAGATAGCGACAGGAGTCATGGTTGGTTGTCTCTTTTTGATTGCTATTTTCACGGCGTATCAGAGGTTTAACAGCAAATCATCTATCATCATTCCTTGGAAAAAATCTTCAAGCGAGAAAGAGCATATGACAGTATATATAG AATCTGATGTGTTGAAAGATGTGACGAAGTATAGCAGACAAGATCTTGAAGTGGCCTGCGAAGACTTCAGCAACATAATTGGTTCTTCACCAGATAGTGTGGTCTACAAGGGTACAATGAAAGGTGGACCCGAGATTGCTGTAATTTCCCTCTGCATTAAGGAAGAGCATTGGACGGGTTACCTTGAGCTCTATTTTCAGAGAGAG GTGGCAGACTTGGCAAGGTTGAATCATGAGAATACAGGAAAACTGCTAGGTTATTGTAGAGAGAGCAATCCTTTTACCAGGATGCTGGTTTTTGATTATGCTTCAAATGGGACACTCTATGAGCACCTACATTGCT ATGAAGAAGGGTGCCAATTGTCTTGGACACGGCGTATGAAAGTTATTATAGGCATTGCTCGTGGACTCAAGTATTTGCACACAGAAATTGAACCACCATTCACTATCTCAGAGTTGAATTCCAATGCTGTATATCTTACAGAAGACTTTTCACCAAag CTGGTCGATTTTGAAAGTTGGAAGACAATTCTTGAAAGATCAGAGAAGAATTCTGGTTCCATTGGCAGCCAGGGCTCCATGTGCCTTCTTTCAAATTCCGTGGAGGCACGTCGTCTTGACACCAAAGGAAACATATACGGCTTTGCAGTACTTCTACTGGAAATAATCAGCGGACGACCTCCGTATTGCAAGGACAAAGGGTACTTGGTGGACTGG GCTAGGGAATATCTTGAGATACCGGAAATGATGTCAAGTGTGGTGGATCCAGAGTTAAAACATTACAGAGAAGACGACTTGAAAGTAATATGTGAGGTGGTATCTCAATGCATCAATGGTGACCCCAACGGCCGTCCGTCAATGCGGGAATTATGTAGCATTCTGGAGGGCAGAATTGACACTTCAATTAGCGTGGATCTCAAGGGATCATCTTTGGCTTGGGCTGAACTTGCCCTTTCATCTTAG
- the LOC130968733 gene encoding probable LRR receptor-like serine/threonine-protein kinase At1g63430 isoform X1, with product MKLYTSLLFLGLISTLSFVASDTVAKNEVLALQTFREAIFDDPHLVLSNWNTLVSDPCEWNGVLCNGPRDHVIKLNISGSALRGFLAPELGQITYLQELILHGNNLIGTIPKELGMLKSLKVLDLGLNQLSGPIPREIGNLTQAVKINLQSNGLTGRLPPELGNLKYLQELRLDRNKLQGPVPAGGSSDSTMHEMYASNVNLTGLCRTTQLKVADFSYNFFVGSLPKCLRVPRSSFQGNCLQIKDIKQRTSVQCAGASPAQSHPVMNLKHRAAEHVSKHQRASKPSWLLALEIATGVMVGCLFLIAIFTAYQRFNSKSSIIIPWKKSSSEKEHMTVYIESDVLKDVTKYSRQDLEVACEDFSNIIGSSPDSVVYKGTMKGGPEIAVISLCIKEEHWTGYLELYFQREVADLARLNHENTGKLLGYCRESNPFTRMLVFDYASNGTLYEHLHCYEEGCQLSWTRRMKVIIGIARGLKYLHTEIEPPFTISELNSNAVYLTEDFSPKLVDFESWKTILERSEKNSGSIGSQGSMCLLSNSVEARRLDTKGNIYGFAVLLLEIISGRPPYCKDKGYLVDWVRNSNFICLLKIQVTTQFNLNLYQQIVRKLNFSFYLLNYHYQAREYLEIPEMMSSVVDPELKHYREDDLKVICEVVSQCINGDPNGRPSMRELCSILEGRIDTSISVDLKGSSLAWAELALSS from the exons ATGAAGCTATACACTTCATTGTTGTTTCTGGGTTTGATTTCCACGCTGTCTTTTGTAGCTTCTGATACGGTGGCAAAAAATGAAG TTTTGGCGCTTCAAACCTTCAGAGAAGCTATCTTTGATGATCCACATCTTGTTTTGTCCAATTGGAATACCCTGGTTTCGGATCCTTGTGAGTGGAATGGTGTTTTGTGCAATGGACCTCGAGATCATGTCATCAAGCT AAACATATCAGGGTCAGCCTTAAGAGGGTTTCTTGCACCAGAATTGGGGCAAATCACCTACTTGCAAGAACT AATCTTGCACGGAAACAATCTTATTGGCACAATACCAAAAGAATTGGGCATGTTGAAATCTCTCAAGGTGTTGGACTTGGGGTTGAATCAGTTATCAGGACCGATTCCTCGAGAAATTGGAAATTTGACCCAAGcagtgaaaat AAACCTGCAGTCCAATGGGTTGACTGGTAGGCTACCCCCAGAGCTTGGAAATTTGAAATACCTTCAAGAACTTCGGTTGGATAGGAATAAGCTTCAAGGACCTGTTCCTGCTGGTGGAAGTTCTGATTCAACTATGCATGAGAT GTATGCCTCAAATGTGAATTTAACTGGCTTGTGTCGTACGACTCAATTAAAAGTTGCAGATTTTTCATATAACTTCTTTGTTGGGAGCTTACCCAAATGTTTGCGTGTTCCAAG ATCAAGCTTTCAAGGGAATTGCCTTCAGATTAAAGACATAAAGCAGCGGACTTCTGTACAATGTG CTGGTGCTTCACCTGCCCAGAGCCATCCAGTAATGAACCTAAAGCATCGAGCTGCTGAACATGTGTCGAAGCATCAAAGAGCATCAAAACCTTCCTGGCTTTTAGCTCTAGAGATAGCGACAGGAGTCATGGTTGGTTGTCTCTTTTTGATTGCTATTTTCACGGCGTATCAGAGGTTTAACAGCAAATCATCTATCATCATTCCTTGGAAAAAATCTTCAAGCGAGAAAGAGCATATGACAGTATATATAG AATCTGATGTGTTGAAAGATGTGACGAAGTATAGCAGACAAGATCTTGAAGTGGCCTGCGAAGACTTCAGCAACATAATTGGTTCTTCACCAGATAGTGTGGTCTACAAGGGTACAATGAAAGGTGGACCCGAGATTGCTGTAATTTCCCTCTGCATTAAGGAAGAGCATTGGACGGGTTACCTTGAGCTCTATTTTCAGAGAGAG GTGGCAGACTTGGCAAGGTTGAATCATGAGAATACAGGAAAACTGCTAGGTTATTGTAGAGAGAGCAATCCTTTTACCAGGATGCTGGTTTTTGATTATGCTTCAAATGGGACACTCTATGAGCACCTACATTGCT ATGAAGAAGGGTGCCAATTGTCTTGGACACGGCGTATGAAAGTTATTATAGGCATTGCTCGTGGACTCAAGTATTTGCACACAGAAATTGAACCACCATTCACTATCTCAGAGTTGAATTCCAATGCTGTATATCTTACAGAAGACTTTTCACCAAag CTGGTCGATTTTGAAAGTTGGAAGACAATTCTTGAAAGATCAGAGAAGAATTCTGGTTCCATTGGCAGCCAGGGCTCCATGTGCCTTCTTTCAAATTCCGTGGAGGCACGTCGTCTTGACACCAAAGGAAACATATACGGCTTTGCAGTACTTCTACTGGAAATAATCAGCGGACGACCTCCGTATTGCAAGGACAAAGGGTACTTGGTGGACTGGGTAAGAAACTCTAATTTTATCTGCTTACTTAAAATTCAAGTAACCACTCAATTCAACTTGAATTTGTATCAACAGATTGTAAGGAAACTAAACTTTTCATTTTATTTGCTTAATTATCATTATCAGGCTAGGGAATATCTTGAGATACCGGAAATGATGTCAAGTGTGGTGGATCCAGAGTTAAAACATTACAGAGAAGACGACTTGAAAGTAATATGTGAGGTGGTATCTCAATGCATCAATGGTGACCCCAACGGCCGTCCGTCAATGCGGGAATTATGTAGCATTCTGGAGGGCAGAATTGACACTTCAATTAGCGTGGATCTCAAGGGATCATCTTTGGCTTGGGCTGAACTTGCCCTTTCATCTTAG